One genomic region from Natrinema caseinilyticum encodes:
- a CDS encoding amphi-Trp domain-containing protein, translating to MPEEVLFKSENVHSRGEIASLLRRVADNLDDGEAITLKAGSESVTLEPPARPTFEVKAEREGPADGRGELSIEFELEWDEADGGDGEGGGRLEIE from the coding sequence ATGCCTGAAGAAGTGCTCTTCAAGTCCGAAAACGTGCACAGCAGGGGCGAAATCGCGTCGTTGCTCCGCCGAGTCGCGGACAACTTAGACGACGGCGAGGCGATCACGCTCAAAGCCGGCTCCGAATCGGTGACGCTCGAGCCACCGGCCCGACCGACGTTCGAGGTCAAAGCCGAGCGCGAAGGGCCGGCGGACGGACGCGGCGAACTCAGTATCGAGTTCGAACTCGAGTGGGACGAGGCCGATGGGGGAGACGGCGAGGGTGGCGGACGGCTCGAAATCGAGTGA